In a single window of the Plasmodium cynomolgi strain B DNA, chromosome 6, whole genome shotgun sequence genome:
- a CDS encoding cytochrome c oxidase copper chaperone (putative) codes for MGFFNWPFKNSSEEAKGGTTKKKICCVCLETKKLRDECIVKHGEQQCRKYIEEHNQCLRDEGFDVK; via the coding sequence ATGGGCTTCTTTAACTGGCCGTTCAAAAACAGCAGTGAAGAGGCCAAGGGAGGGACGACTAAGAAGAAAATCTGCTGCGTCTGTTTGGAAACCAAGAAGCTGCGAGACGAGTGCATCGTCAAACACGGGGAGCAGCAGTGCAGGAAGTACATTGAGGAACACAACCAGTGTTTGCGGGATGAGGGCTTCGACGTGAAGTGA